In a genomic window of Streptomyces koelreuteriae:
- a CDS encoding CoA transferase, translating into MTIDGEWIDLALFELLFRLVEWQVIVHDQLGTVPQRSGNQLAVAPAAVINTYRSRDEQWITVTSATLRSVRNVARLLGLPEEEFATSEQQHARRGELDDGLRTWVAERTEAECLEAFARAEVVASRVFDAADIAADPVYAERDDIVTVDDPDLGEVRMQAVIPHFRKRPGRVWRTGPALGQDNDLVYRDWLGLSDEELADLEKNDAV; encoded by the coding sequence GTGACCATCGACGGCGAGTGGATCGACCTCGCCCTCTTCGAACTCCTCTTCCGCCTCGTCGAGTGGCAGGTCATCGTCCACGACCAGCTCGGCACGGTGCCGCAGCGCTCCGGCAACCAGCTGGCCGTCGCCCCCGCCGCCGTGATCAACACCTACCGCTCCCGCGACGAGCAGTGGATCACGGTCACGTCCGCGACCCTGCGCTCGGTACGCAACGTGGCCCGGCTGCTGGGCCTGCCGGAGGAGGAGTTCGCCACGTCGGAGCAACAGCACGCCCGCCGCGGGGAGCTGGACGACGGGCTCCGGACCTGGGTGGCGGAGCGCACGGAGGCCGAGTGCCTGGAGGCGTTCGCCCGCGCCGAGGTCGTGGCCTCCCGGGTGTTCGACGCGGCCGACATCGCCGCCGACCCCGTCTACGCCGAGCGCGACGACATCGTCACCGTCGACGACCCCGACCTGGGCGAGGTGCGCATGCAGGCGGTCATCCCGCACTTCCGGAAACGCCCCGGCCGCGTCTGGCGCACCGGCCCCGCACTCGGCCAGGACAACGACCTCGTGTACCGGGACTGGCTCGGACTGAGCGACGAGGAACTCGCGGACCTGGAGAAGAACGATGCCGTCTGA
- a CDS encoding HpcH/HpaI aldolase/citrate lyase family protein, producing the protein MPSEPGTPLSGEACTTASLSATAPLRAAAPLRSLLFIPGHRTDWLPKARATGADAVILDLEDAVPTPDKPLARARVAEALAEAAAEPAGAMPLFVRINPLDDWTAAEELRAVVRPGTAGIVLPKVHTAADVRLADRLITWCATLVPLLESARALHDAYDIAAVAPRVAHAGALTAPGGDVERAVGYRWSPEGIETQALRSRVLLDVRAAGAPYP; encoded by the coding sequence ATGCCGTCTGAGCCCGGAACACCCCTGAGCGGCGAGGCCTGCACCACGGCATCCCTGAGCGCCACGGCACCCCTGCGTGCCGCTGCCCCCCTGCGCTCCCTCCTCTTCATCCCAGGCCACCGCACCGACTGGCTCCCCAAAGCCCGCGCCACCGGTGCCGACGCCGTCATCCTCGACCTGGAGGACGCGGTCCCCACGCCCGACAAACCGCTCGCCCGTGCCCGGGTCGCAGAAGCCCTGGCGGAGGCCGCCGCGGAACCGGCCGGTGCCATGCCCCTGTTCGTCCGGATCAACCCGCTCGACGACTGGACCGCCGCCGAGGAACTGCGTGCCGTCGTACGCCCCGGAACGGCTGGGATCGTCCTGCCGAAAGTGCACACCGCCGCCGACGTACGCCTCGCCGACCGCCTGATCACCTGGTGCGCGACCCTCGTCCCCCTGCTGGAGTCGGCCCGCGCGCTTCACGACGCCTACGACATCGCCGCCGTGGCCCCCCGGGTCGCACACGCCGGTGCGCTGACCGCACCAGGCGGCGACGTGGAGCGCGCCGTCGGCTACCGCTGGAGCCCCGAGGGCATCGAGACACAGGCGCTGCGCTCCCGCGTCCTCCTCGACGTCCGCGCCGCCGGAGCGCCGTACCCGTGA
- a CDS encoding glyceraldehyde-3-phosphate dehydrogenase gives MTVNDDSFTNWKNREEIAESMIPIIGKLHREQDVTVLLHSRSLVNKSVVSILKTHRFARQIAGAELSVTETLPFLKTLAELDLGPSQIDIGMLAATYREDDRGLSIAEFTAEAVAGATGANKIERREGRDVVLYGFGRIGRLVARLLIEKSGSGNGLRLRAIVVRGGGDQDIVKRASLLRRDSIHGQFQGTITVDEANSTIIANGNEIKVIYANDPSEVDYTAYGIKDAILIDNTGKWRDREGLSQHLRPGIDKVVLTAPGKGDVPNIVHGVNHDTIKPDEQILSCASCTTNALVPPLKAMDDEFGVQRGHVETVHSFTNDQNLLDNYHKSERRGRSAPLNMVITETGAASAVSKALPELKAKITGSSIRVPVPDVSIAILNLQLARETTRQEVLDYLREVSLTSPLKRQIDFISAPDAVSSDFIGSRHASIVDAGATKVEGDNAILYLWYDNEFGYSCQVIRVVQHVSGVEYPTYPAPAV, from the coding sequence GTGACTGTCAACGACGACTCGTTCACCAACTGGAAGAACCGCGAGGAGATCGCGGAGTCGATGATCCCGATCATCGGGAAGCTGCACCGGGAGCAGGACGTGACCGTCCTGCTGCACAGCCGCTCCCTGGTGAACAAGTCGGTGGTCAGCATCCTCAAGACCCACCGGTTCGCCCGCCAGATCGCGGGTGCGGAGCTCTCCGTCACGGAGACGCTGCCCTTCCTCAAGACCCTGGCCGAGCTCGACCTCGGGCCGTCGCAGATCGACATCGGCATGCTGGCCGCGACGTACCGCGAGGACGACCGCGGTCTGTCGATCGCGGAGTTCACCGCCGAGGCCGTCGCGGGTGCCACCGGGGCCAACAAGATCGAGCGCCGCGAGGGGCGTGACGTCGTCCTCTACGGGTTCGGCCGCATCGGCCGGCTCGTGGCCCGGCTGCTCATCGAGAAGTCCGGCTCGGGCAACGGTCTGCGCCTGCGGGCCATCGTGGTACGCGGTGGAGGCGACCAGGACATCGTGAAGCGCGCCTCGCTGCTGCGCCGCGACTCGATCCACGGTCAGTTCCAGGGCACGATCACCGTCGACGAGGCGAACAGCACGATCATCGCCAACGGCAACGAGATCAAGGTCATCTACGCGAACGACCCGTCCGAGGTCGACTACACGGCGTACGGCATCAAGGACGCCATCCTCATCGACAACACCGGCAAGTGGCGCGACCGCGAGGGCCTGTCGCAGCACCTGCGCCCGGGCATCGACAAGGTCGTGCTGACCGCGCCCGGCAAGGGCGACGTCCCGAACATCGTGCACGGCGTCAACCACGACACGATCAAGCCGGACGAGCAGATCCTGTCCTGCGCGTCGTGCACCACGAACGCGCTGGTGCCGCCGCTGAAGGCGATGGACGACGAGTTCGGGGTCCAGCGGGGCCACGTGGAGACCGTCCACTCGTTCACCAACGACCAGAACCTGCTGGACAACTACCACAAGTCCGAGCGCCGGGGCCGCTCCGCGCCGCTCAACATGGTCATCACCGAGACCGGTGCCGCCTCCGCCGTCTCCAAGGCGCTGCCCGAGCTGAAGGCGAAGATCACCGGCAGCTCCATCCGGGTGCCGGTGCCGGATGTCTCCATCGCGATCCTCAATCTGCAGCTCGCGCGGGAGACCACCCGCCAGGAAGTGCTCGACTACCTCCGTGAGGTCTCCCTGACCTCGCCGCTGAAGCGCCAGATCGACTTCATCAGCGCCCCGGACGCGGTCTCCAGCGACTTCATCGGCTCGCGCCACGCCTCGATCGTCGACGCCGGCGCCACCAAGGTCGAGGGCGACAACGCGATCCTCTACCTCTGGTACGACAACGAGTTCGGCTACTCGTGCCAGGTCATCCGCGTCGTGCAGCACGTGTCCGGCGTGGAGTACCCGACGTACCCGGCTCCGGCGGTCTGA
- a CDS encoding Tat pathway signal sequence domain protein, producing the protein MTGRQGPAFSRRSLIGAGLGISAMGLAAAGSGQAMAAGSATGRAGSAPARGRAFLAAAMDAYPDHGSIRLTQSYTDQAGLFSTAFTYDNALAVLAHLAARTAGGLSRATALGDALLYAQSHDPAYDDGRLRQAYNVGPYTFYDGSRQPDGFVRADGTANVGTQFGFTGTAVGDMAWAGIALSALARRTKARRFLAGAVRIGEWIERTGRTDEPLGGYKFGVDGANQKLPFTSTEHNTDLVCLFGRLARLTGDRVWAARRGRAEAFVRRMWEPSGGFFYTGTNDGVTVNKSPIPEDTQTWTHLALGSRGRGYSRSLDWAAAELAVLDHAGRRNSTVPAGQSYEGVTFSSASLVANEDAPIAEGQPRPDRNGVWFEGTAHLALALRDRRDRGDEARARRLLSSIEQAQDLLGGGQTVGGKALPERAGVVSASSPLDTGFGFGYYPYRHTGATAWYLMAAARFNPLQA; encoded by the coding sequence ATGACTGGCAGACAAGGCCCGGCGTTCAGCCGGCGTTCGCTCATCGGTGCCGGACTCGGCATCAGTGCCATGGGGCTTGCCGCGGCCGGCTCCGGGCAGGCCATGGCGGCCGGTTCGGCCACGGGCCGCGCGGGATCGGCCCCGGCTCGGGGACGGGCCTTCCTCGCCGCGGCCATGGACGCCTATCCCGACCACGGAAGCATCCGCCTGACCCAGAGCTACACCGACCAGGCCGGCCTGTTCAGCACCGCGTTCACCTACGACAACGCCCTGGCGGTCCTGGCCCACCTCGCGGCCCGCACCGCGGGCGGTCTCAGCAGGGCCACGGCGTTGGGTGACGCCCTGCTCTACGCCCAGTCCCACGACCCGGCCTACGACGACGGCAGGCTGCGGCAGGCCTACAACGTCGGGCCGTACACCTTCTACGACGGATCGCGGCAGCCGGACGGCTTCGTACGGGCGGACGGCACCGCCAACGTCGGTACGCAGTTCGGCTTCACGGGCACGGCCGTGGGCGACATGGCCTGGGCGGGGATCGCGCTGAGCGCCCTGGCGCGCCGTACCAAGGCGCGCCGCTTCCTCGCCGGTGCCGTACGCATCGGCGAGTGGATCGAGCGCACCGGCCGGACCGACGAGCCGCTCGGCGGCTACAAGTTCGGGGTGGACGGGGCGAACCAGAAGCTGCCGTTCACCTCCACCGAGCACAACACGGACCTGGTGTGTCTCTTCGGCCGGCTCGCCCGGCTCACCGGGGACCGGGTGTGGGCGGCACGGCGCGGGCGGGCCGAGGCGTTCGTGCGGAGGATGTGGGAGCCGTCCGGGGGCTTCTTCTACACCGGCACGAACGACGGGGTGACCGTCAACAAGTCCCCGATTCCCGAGGACACCCAGACCTGGACCCATCTCGCGCTCGGCTCCCGTGGCCGTGGCTACTCGCGTTCGCTGGACTGGGCCGCGGCCGAGCTGGCCGTCCTGGATCACGCCGGGCGCAGGAACAGCACGGTGCCCGCGGGGCAGTCGTACGAGGGGGTCACCTTCAGCTCGGCGAGCCTCGTGGCGAACGAGGACGCGCCGATCGCCGAGGGCCAGCCCAGGCCCGACCGCAACGGGGTGTGGTTCGAGGGGACGGCTCATCTCGCGCTCGCCCTGCGGGACCGGCGCGACCGTGGGGACGAGGCCCGCGCCCGGCGGCTGCTCTCCTCGATCGAGCAGGCCCAGGACCTGCTGGGCGGCGGTCAGACCGTCGGTGGCAAGGCCCTCCCCGAGCGGGCCGGAGTCGTATCCGCGAGCAGTCCGCTGGACACCGGGTTCGGCTTCGGCTACTACCCGTACCGGCACACGGGGGCGACCGCCTGGTACCTGATGGCCGCGGCGCGCTTCAATCCGCTTCAAGCCTGA
- the katG gene encoding catalase/peroxidase HPI: MTENHDAIVTDSKSEETGGGCPVAHGRALHPTQGGGNRQWWPERLNLKILAKNPEVANPLGGDFDYAEAFKNLDLDAVKQDIAEVLTTSQDWWPADFGNYGPLMIRMAWHSAGTYRISDGRGGAGAGQQRFAPLNSWPDNGNLDKARRLLWPVKKKYGQSISWADLLILTGNVALEQMGFETFGFAGGRADVWEAEEDVYWGPETTWLDDKRYTGDRELENPLGAVQMGLIYVNPEGPNGNPDPIAAARDIRETFARMAMNDEETVALIAGGHTFGKTHGAGPADNVGADPEAASMEEQGLGWRSTYGTGKGGDAITSGLEVTWTTTPTQWSNGFFKNLFEFEYELEQSPAGANQWVAKDAPEIVPDAHDSSKKHRPKMLTTDLSLRFDPIYEPISRRFYENPQEFADAFARAWFKLTHRDMGPKSLYLGPEVPAETLIWQDPLPEAEGETIGAGDIETLKTKLLESGLSVSQLVSTAWASASTFRGSDKRGGANGARIRLQPQRGWEVNEPDELAQVLRVLEGVQEEFNSGAKKVSLADLIVLGGSAAVEKAAKEAGFQVQVPFTAGRVDATEEHTDAESFEALEPTADGFRNYHGKGNRLPAEFLLLDRANLLTLSAPETTALVGGLRVLGANYQQSPLGAFTKTPGSLTNDFFVNLLDLGTTWKSTSEDQTTFEGRDAATGEVKWSGTRADLVFGSNSELRALAEVYASDDAKEKFVNDFVAAWVKVMNLDRFDLI; this comes from the coding sequence ATGACTGAGAACCACGACGCGATCGTCACCGACTCCAAGTCGGAGGAGACGGGAGGCGGCTGCCCGGTCGCGCACGGCCGCGCGCTGCACCCGACCCAGGGCGGTGGCAACCGCCAGTGGTGGCCCGAGCGTCTCAACCTGAAGATCCTCGCCAAGAACCCCGAGGTGGCCAACCCGCTCGGTGGGGACTTCGATTACGCCGAGGCCTTCAAGAACCTCGACCTCGACGCCGTCAAACAGGACATCGCCGAGGTGCTGACCACCTCGCAGGACTGGTGGCCCGCCGACTTCGGCAACTACGGCCCGCTGATGATCCGTATGGCCTGGCACAGCGCGGGCACCTACCGCATCAGCGACGGCCGCGGCGGCGCCGGCGCCGGACAGCAGCGCTTCGCCCCGCTCAACAGCTGGCCGGACAACGGCAACCTCGACAAGGCCCGCCGTCTGCTGTGGCCGGTCAAGAAGAAGTACGGCCAGTCCATCTCCTGGGCCGACCTCCTGATCCTCACCGGCAACGTCGCCCTGGAGCAGATGGGCTTCGAGACCTTCGGCTTCGCCGGCGGCCGCGCCGACGTCTGGGAGGCCGAGGAGGACGTCTACTGGGGCCCCGAGACCACCTGGCTCGACGACAAGCGCTACACCGGCGACCGCGAGCTGGAGAACCCCCTCGGCGCGGTCCAGATGGGCCTCATCTACGTCAACCCGGAGGGCCCGAACGGCAACCCGGACCCGATCGCCGCGGCCCGCGACATCCGTGAGACGTTCGCCCGCATGGCGATGAACGACGAGGAGACCGTCGCCCTCATCGCCGGTGGCCACACCTTCGGCAAGACCCATGGAGCCGGCCCCGCCGACAACGTCGGCGCCGACCCCGAGGCCGCCTCCATGGAGGAGCAGGGCCTCGGCTGGCGCAGCACCTACGGCACGGGCAAGGGCGGCGACGCCATCACCTCCGGCCTGGAGGTCACCTGGACCACCACGCCGACCCAGTGGAGCAACGGCTTCTTCAAGAACCTCTTCGAGTTCGAGTACGAGCTGGAGCAGAGCCCGGCCGGCGCCAACCAGTGGGTCGCCAAGGACGCCCCGGAGATCGTCCCGGACGCGCACGACTCGTCGAAGAAGCACCGCCCGAAGATGCTCACGACCGACCTGTCGCTGCGCTTCGACCCGATCTACGAGCCCATCTCCCGCCGGTTCTACGAGAACCCGCAGGAGTTCGCGGACGCCTTCGCCCGCGCCTGGTTCAAGCTGACCCACCGTGACATGGGCCCGAAGTCCCTGTACCTCGGCCCGGAGGTCCCGGCGGAGACGCTGATCTGGCAGGACCCGCTGCCCGAGGCCGAGGGCGAGACCATCGGCGCCGGGGACATCGAGACCCTCAAGACCAAGCTCCTCGAGTCGGGCCTTTCCGTCTCGCAGCTGGTGTCCACCGCCTGGGCCTCGGCGTCCACCTTCCGCGGCAGCGACAAGCGCGGCGGCGCCAACGGCGCCCGCATCCGCCTGCAGCCGCAGCGCGGCTGGGAGGTCAACGAGCCCGACGAGCTCGCCCAGGTCCTGCGCGTCCTGGAAGGCGTCCAGGAGGAGTTCAACTCCGGTGCGAAGAAGGTCTCCCTGGCCGACCTGATCGTCCTCGGTGGCTCCGCCGCCGTCGAGAAGGCCGCCAAGGAAGCCGGCTTCCAGGTGCAGGTTCCCTTCACCGCGGGCCGCGTGGACGCGACGGAGGAGCACACCGACGCCGAGTCCTTCGAGGCGCTCGAGCCGACCGCCGACGGGTTCCGCAACTACCACGGCAAGGGCAACCGCCTGCCGGCCGAGTTCCTCCTGCTCGACCGGGCGAACCTGCTCACCCTGAGCGCCCCCGAGACGACCGCCCTGGTCGGCGGCCTGCGTGTCCTCGGCGCCAACTACCAGCAGTCCCCGCTCGGCGCCTTCACCAAGACGCCCGGTTCGCTGACCAACGACTTCTTCGTCAACCTGCTCGACCTGGGCACCACGTGGAAGTCGACGTCCGAGGACCAGACGACCTTCGAGGGCCGCGACGCCGCCACCGGCGAGGTCAAGTGGTCCGGCACCCGCGCCGACCTGGTCTTCGGCTCGAACTCCGAGCTGCGCGCGCTCGCCGAGGTCTACGCGAGCGACGACGCGAAGGAGAAGTTCGTGAACGACTTCGTCGCCGCGTGGGTCAAGGTCATGAACCTGGACCGGTTCGACCTGATCTGA
- a CDS encoding carbonic anhydrase, translating into MNTDSAAHRGAGREPHPFAGPRPNTGGTVRRTLLRTALTGAAALGAGLAAARPATAAPTRGARPGTPAEALKELAAGNRRWRAYRERHPHETPEIRRTLATAQHPFAVVLGCIDSRVPPELVFDQGLGDLMTVRTAGEVLDEAVLGSVAYGVLELGIPLVVVLGHQSCGAVRAAVEAEQSGTRLPAHIQYLADRISPAIDHSKEGDARVDATVDANVRLVRSKLAAEPDLAAKITSGKLAIVGARYELTDQTVHHVR; encoded by the coding sequence GTGAACACAGATTCCGCTGCCCACAGAGGCGCCGGCCGTGAACCGCACCCCTTCGCCGGTCCACGGCCGAACACCGGTGGCACCGTCCGCCGCACTCTCCTGCGCACCGCGCTGACCGGGGCCGCGGCCCTCGGCGCGGGCCTCGCCGCCGCCCGGCCGGCCACCGCCGCCCCCACCCGAGGCGCACGGCCCGGCACCCCGGCCGAGGCCCTCAAGGAGCTGGCCGCGGGCAACCGCCGCTGGCGCGCCTACCGCGAACGCCACCCGCACGAAACCCCCGAGATCCGGCGGACGTTGGCCACCGCCCAGCACCCCTTCGCGGTCGTGCTCGGCTGCATCGACTCCCGTGTCCCCCCGGAGCTGGTCTTCGACCAGGGACTGGGCGACCTGATGACCGTCCGCACCGCCGGCGAGGTCCTGGACGAGGCCGTGCTCGGCAGCGTCGCCTACGGCGTTCTGGAACTCGGCATACCCCTGGTCGTCGTGCTCGGGCACCAGTCGTGCGGTGCGGTGCGTGCCGCCGTCGAGGCCGAGCAGTCCGGGACCCGTCTGCCCGCGCACATCCAGTACCTGGCCGACCGGATAAGCCCGGCCATAGACCACAGCAAGGAAGGCGACGCCCGCGTCGACGCGACCGTAGACGCCAACGTCAGGCTCGTACGCTCCAAGCTGGCAGCGGAGCCCGACCTCGCCGCCAAGATCACCAGCGGCAAGCTGGCGATCGTGGGCGCCCGCTACGAACTGACCGACCAGACCGTTCACCACGTCCGTTGA
- a CDS encoding Fur family transcriptional regulator: MTASRNPTTAEELRGAGLRVTAARVALLETVRDGDHLGAEVIASEVRGRVGHISVQAVYEGLHALTAAGLIRRLDPPNSPALYEGRVGDNHHHLVCRSCGAVADVDCAVGHAPCLTASDDRGFAVDEAEVIYWGLCPACSTARSS, translated from the coding sequence ATGACCGCATCCCGGAACCCGACCACCGCCGAAGAGCTCCGCGGTGCCGGCCTGCGGGTGACGGCCGCCCGCGTCGCGCTGCTGGAGACCGTGCGGGACGGTGACCACCTCGGGGCCGAGGTGATCGCCTCCGAGGTCCGCGGCCGCGTCGGCCACATCTCCGTCCAAGCCGTGTACGAGGGGCTCCACGCACTCACCGCGGCAGGCCTCATACGCCGCCTCGACCCGCCGAACAGCCCGGCCCTCTACGAGGGACGGGTCGGTGACAACCACCACCACCTCGTCTGCCGCTCGTGCGGGGCCGTCGCCGACGTCGACTGCGCGGTCGGCCACGCCCCCTGCCTGACCGCCTCAGACGACCGCGGCTTCGCCGTCGACGAGGCCGAGGTCATCTACTGGGGCCTGTGCCCCGCCTGTTCCACCGCACGCAGTTCCTGA
- a CDS encoding VanW family protein yields the protein MRPRISSVPRITSLPPFALAGGALAVGVGGMYLTGLMLTGGEIDTGTTVRGVEIGGLSRAEAVRKLERRLGADGSRELPVRVGERTGSVDPRGAGLSFDVRETVEKAARTGADPVSVFGGLFRSGGVIEPVVRLDEVKARAALGRLAKGLDQKVRDGAVSFDGGRVQEVAPRTGYALDVNAAVAPLRTSFLRGDTGAVTSLPARETRPKVTADEVRRAVRTFAEPAVSAPVTLTAAGRRFTVGQDVLGEHLSLRPDGDGTLRPELDAKGLRTDPAVAGPLDEVTTTAENARLGAAGDEVVVEEDARVGREVTDKALGKAVLPLLTRSGADRDGEVAVRETQPEVTRENAPELGLTEKMSSFTVHFEPAEYRTKNIGRAVELINGSVVRPDETWSFNRTVGERTEANGFVEGIIILDDKFTKASGGGVSAVATTMYNALFFAGVKPVEHGAHSFYIERYPEGREATVAWGSLDLRFTNDSGKAIYIQAESTDTSVTVSFLGTRPYDEIKSVKGPRTEVKKPSKKKSKDKECVPQTPLEGFDVTVERVFYNDGREVKREPYRTHYTPRDEIVCE from the coding sequence ATGCGCCCCCGCATATCCTCCGTTCCGCGCATCACGTCCCTGCCGCCCTTCGCCCTGGCCGGAGGCGCGCTGGCCGTGGGGGTGGGCGGTATGTATCTCACCGGGCTGATGCTCACGGGCGGGGAGATCGACACCGGCACGACGGTGCGCGGGGTGGAGATCGGAGGGCTGAGCCGTGCCGAGGCGGTGCGCAAGCTGGAGCGGCGGCTGGGCGCGGACGGTTCGCGGGAGCTGCCCGTGCGGGTCGGGGAACGCACGGGCTCGGTCGATCCGCGGGGCGCCGGGCTATCCTTCGACGTCCGGGAGACCGTCGAGAAGGCGGCACGCACCGGTGCCGATCCGGTCAGCGTGTTCGGCGGCCTCTTCCGCTCGGGCGGCGTGATCGAGCCGGTCGTACGTCTCGACGAGGTCAAGGCCCGGGCGGCCCTCGGGCGGCTGGCGAAGGGGCTCGACCAGAAGGTCCGTGACGGTGCCGTCTCCTTCGACGGCGGGCGGGTCCAGGAGGTCGCGCCGCGCACGGGGTACGCGCTGGACGTGAACGCCGCGGTCGCTCCCCTGCGCACCTCCTTCCTGCGCGGGGACACGGGCGCGGTCACGTCGCTGCCCGCCCGTGAGACCCGGCCGAAGGTCACGGCCGACGAGGTGCGGCGGGCGGTGCGTACGTTCGCGGAGCCGGCCGTGTCGGCGCCCGTCACGCTCACCGCGGCCGGCCGGCGGTTCACGGTCGGCCAGGACGTGCTCGGCGAGCATCTGTCGCTGCGGCCGGACGGCGACGGCACGCTGAGACCGGAGCTCGACGCCAAGGGGCTGCGCACCGACCCCGCCGTGGCCGGCCCGCTGGACGAGGTCACCACCACCGCCGAGAACGCCAGGCTGGGGGCGGCCGGCGACGAGGTCGTGGTCGAAGAGGACGCCAGGGTCGGCCGGGAGGTGACCGACAAGGCGCTGGGCAAGGCGGTGCTGCCGCTGCTCACGCGATCGGGCGCCGACCGCGACGGCGAGGTGGCCGTACGCGAGACCCAGCCGGAGGTGACCCGGGAGAACGCCCCGGAGCTGGGGCTGACGGAGAAGATGTCCTCCTTCACCGTCCACTTCGAACCGGCCGAGTACCGCACGAAGAACATCGGCCGGGCGGTGGAACTCATCAACGGCTCCGTCGTCAGGCCCGACGAGACGTGGAGCTTCAACCGGACCGTCGGCGAGCGCACCGAGGCGAACGGCTTCGTCGAGGGCATCATCATCCTCGACGACAAGTTCACGAAGGCGTCCGGCGGCGGCGTCTCGGCCGTGGCGACGACGATGTACAACGCGCTGTTCTTCGCCGGGGTCAAGCCCGTGGAGCACGGCGCGCACTCCTTCTACATCGAGCGCTACCCGGAGGGCCGCGAGGCCACGGTCGCCTGGGGCAGCCTGGACCTGCGCTTCACCAACGACTCCGGCAAGGCGATCTACATCCAGGCCGAGTCCACGGACACGTCCGTGACCGTCTCCTTCCTCGGCACCCGCCCGTACGACGAGATCAAGTCGGTCAAGGGGCCGCGCACCGAGGTGAAGAAGCCGTCGAAGAAGAAGAGCAAGGACAAGGAGTGCGTACCGCAGACGCCCCTCGAAGGGTTCGACGTCACCGTGGAACGCGTCTTCTACAACGACGGCCGGGAAGTGAAGCGCGAGCCGTACCGCACGCACTACACCCCGCGTGACGAGATCGTGTGCGAGTGA